GCTCCAGGCTGTGCTCGGAGAACGCCAGTCGGCGCGCACGGTCGAGATGGCGGGCCAGCCTGGAGATACGGCTGAGCACCTCGAGCGGTTCCACGTCGAGGTCGGGGCGCTCGCGGCGCCAAGCAGCAACCAGTCGATCGACCTCGTCCTCCATGACGATCAGTGTAGATGGTCCCTCGACATGAAGTCTCTTGACGTCAAGATATAGTCGGGTGGACTATGGGGCATGGTCGGGCCGAACCTCGTTCCGTTTGGCTGCTTCGTTCCAGCAAGGGGGCTCGAACATGCATTCCGTACCAACCTGGGATCCTCAGCAGTACCTCCGACATTCCGGGCACCGCACCCGCCCGTTCCTTGATCTCCTCGCCCGTATCCCCGACCCGCCGCACGGTCCGGACGGCCGTCCCGCCCGCATCGCGGACATCGGCTGCGGACCGGGCAATGTCACCGTCCTGCTCGCCGACCGCTGGCCCGACGCCCGCATCACGGGACTCGACCTCTCCCCGGAGATGCTCGCCCGTGCCGAGAAGGAACACGCGGGTCCGACCCCCGGCGGTGGCTCGATCGACTTCCGCCTCGCCGACGCCGCGCGCTGGATCCCCGACGAGCCCTACGACCTGATCGTCTCCAACGCCGCCCTGCAGTGGGTGCCCGGCCACCCCGGCTCCTTCGCCGCCTGGATCGACGGCCTCGCACCCGGCGGCACCTTCGCCTTCCAGGTCCCTGGGAACTTCACCTCGCCCAGTCACGCCCTGCTCGGCGAACTGTGTGAATCGGCCCGGTGGCGCGACCGCCTCGGCGACCACGGCCGCCGCTTCGTCCATGTCCTGGAGCCCGCCGACTACCTGCTGCGGCTCGCCGACCTCGGCTGCGAGACCGATGTCTGGGAGACCACGTACTCCCAGCTGCTCGGCGGCGAGGACCCCGTACTGGACTGGGTGAAGGGCACGGCTCTGCGGCCGGTCCTCACCGCACTCGACGGGGACCCGCAGGCGGCGGCCGAATTCCTCGACCAGTACCGCGATCTGCTCCGCAAGGCCTACCCGCCAGGTCCGCATGGCACGGTGTTCCCGTTCCGGAGGATCTTCGCGGTGGCCCGCAAGGCCGTCTGAGGGACGGCCCTTGGTCACCGACACCGAAGCCGATACTCGGGGGGACCCATGCTGACCGCCGTCGACCACGTCCAGCTCGCCGCACCCACCGGCAGCGAGGAGGAGCTGCGCGCCTACTACGCGGATGTCCTCGGGATGACCGAGATCCCGAAGCCACCGGTGCTGGCCGCACGCGGCGGTTGCTGGTTCCAGGCGGGAGGCGTCGTGCTGCACCTCGGTATCGAGCAGGACTTCCACCCGGCCCGCAAAGCCCACCCCGGCCTGCGTGTCACCGGGATAGAGGCATATGCCGACCGCCTCGCATCCCGCGGAGCCGAGGTCGTCTGGGACGAGAACCTCCCCGGCCACCGCCGCTTCTACTCGGAGGACCCGGTGGGCAACCGCCTGGAGTTCCTGGAGCCGCTGGCCTGACGGCCCGGTGCCCTCGGCCGGCGGGCCGCCCTCGGCCGAGGGCACCGGGGACCGTGACGACGCCCGCTCCCCGATCGGGTGAACGGTGCTCGAACGCCTCCGCAGGGCGGCGTCGCGGTGTCGCTTGTGCCGCAGTGGCGTCCGCGCCCAGCCTCTGAGAGGGGCTCAGCTCTTGCGGTGCCCTATCAGCCGCGGCTTCTGCTCAAGCCCGTCCAGACCGTGCCAGGCCAGGTTCACCAGATGCGCCGCGACCTCCGCCTTCTTGGGCTTGCGCACATCCAGCCACCACTGGCCGGTCAGCGCCACCATCCCCACCAGGGCCTGGGCGTACAGCGGCGCCAGCTTCTGGTCGAAGCCGCGGTTCTTGAA
This DNA window, taken from Streptomyces sp. SCSIO 30461, encodes the following:
- a CDS encoding trans-aconitate 2-methyltransferase, which translates into the protein MHSVPTWDPQQYLRHSGHRTRPFLDLLARIPDPPHGPDGRPARIADIGCGPGNVTVLLADRWPDARITGLDLSPEMLARAEKEHAGPTPGGGSIDFRLADAARWIPDEPYDLIVSNAALQWVPGHPGSFAAWIDGLAPGGTFAFQVPGNFTSPSHALLGELCESARWRDRLGDHGRRFVHVLEPADYLLRLADLGCETDVWETTYSQLLGGEDPVLDWVKGTALRPVLTALDGDPQAAAEFLDQYRDLLRKAYPPGPHGTVFPFRRIFAVARKAV
- a CDS encoding VOC family protein; protein product: MLTAVDHVQLAAPTGSEEELRAYYADVLGMTEIPKPPVLAARGGCWFQAGGVVLHLGIEQDFHPARKAHPGLRVTGIEAYADRLASRGAEVVWDENLPGHRRFYSEDPVGNRLEFLEPLA